The Mytilus edulis chromosome 5, xbMytEdul2.2, whole genome shotgun sequence genomic interval ggtTACTTTAGTTAGTACAtgtatgcatgatttttttttcaagttttgttcacattttgttttctttttcattatgATATGTCTGGCGGTGTGTCTCTTTTAATTTGAGATGTTGATAAGGGTTACATGGTGTCCTGCAATGTCATTGTTCTCGTCCTTTGATATGCAATATATGTATTTTCAGTGCAAACTAGATTTGTAGAAGATACCATGTGTTACCTTTAGCCAGATACTAGAgcctttgaaaataaatttagagTTCTTCAAATACTTGTAGTTTGAAAGACGTGCGAgatacttttattcatttttttaatgttctatGGACTGAAAAAAACACGAACAAGCACCATGATACTTACAGTATGATATAATTTAATGTTACTAATATATACAATTGgtacaattaaataaatatttagcaCTATTATTTTCATGTCAATAGAACAAACGACCGGAGGTAGATTTCAGTCGTTTTTGGCCAGCATACCATGATTTAGATTTAGACCGGAAATGGCGTAAATCGTCTTTGTGATCTTTGCTCAACATTGGAACATAATTCATTGGAGTACATAATGTCTTGAAACTTTCATAAAACTCCTTGTATCCTCCCTTTAGAATATAAAGTTCAGGAAAATACAAAGAAGGATAATTTTCCGCATTTAATTCTCTGTCGTGATTACGAAGAAAGCGGCACATTTTAGGACCTCTCTCTGAAGAAAATTCACAATGAAAAATAATTATGTCACGCTTTCCATCTGAGCGGGGTGTATTTGGATTTTTTAATAGTTCCAAAATATCGTCCTTATTATGAATATTTTCAGCGCCTGGTATGTGACCACCTTCAAACTCATACGAATATCTACTGTCAATTATACGAACACTCCCAATTGTATCGTTGTATTTCCCGTTTAAAACATCATTGATGGTGGCTGGAGTTATGTATCTTAGGTCATGGCAGCGCCCCTGAACGGTTTGTAAACAACACACTTCCTTTCCATCTCCAGTGAGGACGGCGGCTTGAACTAAGACGTCTTCTGTTTTAGTATTGTTGATCTCGATGGCGTCAGCGGACAGGTCTTTACTGGTACTTAGAATCTGAGCGTCAAACGACAAAGATTTTTTTAGCAATTGCTTTTGAGATCTGATGTATCTTTTCTTGCTGTAAGATATAGGAGTATCACAGTCAGTATTCGTGTCTAATCTGTCGACTCTTTTTCTTTTTGAGCTAAGTTCTGAATTAAACAGACTCAGTGTCGGTGAATCATCAAATGAATTAAAGTCCATACCAAGTCCGGAATCTTCGTCGAACAAACTTTTTATAAAGTCTGGAGTTTTGGGAACTTTGTGTTGACGGTTATCTCCGGTTAAACAATCCATCTCAGTGTCTGAAATAAagaatatacaataaatatattttgtctgatagattttatggtttttttttctggatgCCTGTactattaatgtaaaaaaaagagaCCAGTTAGTAGTTTTAAGGGGAATCTCTTCATACGATCCTGAAACTAAAATTGATATTGAATGtcattttagttttgattttgAATGTGTGTGTTGAGTTcaaacatatacaaaatgtacatgtataacaaccCACACAATGCACGCCGTTTCCTTTTACACTTTTTTATTCCTTTTAAAGTAATTTACTTCAGTTAGCGTATTGCATTTTATTTCCAGTTGTATGTTGAAGAAGGTTGAAGATACTGTGCAAAAGTCATCATttttgacggccgtacggtgatcttcagctgttaatttctgtggcattTGGTCTCGTTTGgtgagttgtcttattggaaatcataccaaatcttattttttatgtGCAGCAGCTGCTAAATGATATTAGATACATGTAGTATTATCAGTACCAgaagcatacatgtatatagtactGTGTATTGAAATGCACTTGAAAAATCTGAATTGATAATCCTTGTTTCATAAATAAACTTACCGTTTTCGAacattaaattttgaattgtgACTAGACAGTTGTAGTATTGGCAGATGTCAGACAGAGAATGAATACAAATTGTAATCGACAACTATTTATATTCTAAATCGAAAATAATCATTTTCCTCATCTCAATtacatttaaacatttgtaatacCCTTTATGAGATATAATTATGACTAATTATATTGTATATTCCATTGTCGTACAGGCAGATTATGTTGTAAAATATTGTAAACCAACGGTAAATCGCTAATTTAACGTCTGCAGGGTGTACATTTCAAGATGTCCGCCTTAACATGCCTTTTATAGttaatcttttaaatattttaaccatAGGGTTAgcatatttgtatatacatgatatatcataAAAGTTAGTTATCTCCAATTATCTGTTTTATAATAATGTGTTTGATGATTGGATCTCCGAAATCTACAGTCGCTTTCATtaatttaattatgtaataatttaaGGGGTATTGCTAAAATCCGAAGCAACACTTAGACTAGTAAATCTCCTCGGCTTAATTTCCCCAAAAAATGCACATACGCATATCGCATCagcatttaacttttttttttaatgaatagaaatttaaaaaaaatatttaacatttaattttcagATTGATAATTATCTTCTTCAGATTAATCATTAACTTTAACGAAACAATTGAACTATTTTTTCCACAGCTTTGAAAATTTGTATCAAGAATTAAAAACTTAAATCCCTTTTCAAGTTATTGCACTTCGAagaatatcttttaatttgatgaaggaaaaaaatgtgcGTGCAATTGTACAGAATGATGTCAAAATGTCATATTCGAATGGGTGTAAGTGTTTAAAGATACTAATATGTAgaagaaagaaaataaagagATAATAATCATCATTGTAGCAGTGATGAAATTTATGTCCTATGTCGAATGCGTTAATTAATCGGAACcgtttcatgttgaattattgtttgtttcaaaagaaatgataaatcAAACTTACTTTGCGAAAAGATGATAATTTCGAATAAAATTCTCGTCTTTCTTTCAAACCTTTTTTTTGCGTATTAGTAATTTCTTCTATTTCAATCCACTTAGAACAAGTGATGCAATATTAGAAAAttctgaaatatttataatattttaaatgtcaaattataAAAGGTGAGAAAATAAAAGACAAGTACTTAACGAGTTTCAAGTATTATACTTAGAGGTACTTGGAATTGTATAGAGCAGACATATGCAATTTGGATGTTGTTTTAGTCTTGTTAATTGTTACAACATGTGTGTTAATTACAATTAGGGAGTAAGTTCTTCTACTCTCTGCCTTTTATTCatgtaattttaatttgtttattttatccaCATTTGTGAAaactattttacaaaaataattaaaaattcaatatcgttaattatatcaaattattttgaaaacatttttattctAAATGGAAACGATGAGTTTGCGTGTCATTGcggatgaatttaaaaaaagaaaatatgaccCTTAATTTTACAAGTTTTGTGTGTAAGGAGGGAAGTTCTCCAAACCAGTGTGTTTTTACtgaaattatctaaaaaaaaaatcagacaatgGAAGAAGAAATTGCATTCATCTGCATCTTTATAATAACTTGTCCGATATGGCCCTGACGTCTGACGTACAatggaaattaatttttttccttAGTAAAGGAAACATTGGttatacattttgatatatatacttTGTGAACATTATTTTATTGACATCATATTTGTGACGTTCCAGAAAACGGGTTATTATAAAAATGGTCAACTGTTTTATGGTAACACATTGGACATGCTCCTCTTTTTGAAGCGGTATTTATTCTTAGGTCATATTTCATGGAGTTTTTTTTCAAGTTCAAGTAAATGATGCTGACACTTACCTTCAGAACACATGTTTCGCCAATAACAAATATATGATGTGGTTGTTTCATTAAATAATTCATTGTTAAGTGAAAATGGTTACTGGGGAATGAAAATATGGTTTCAATTAGTCTTCCTCCGACCTGCAGTAAAACCCTTGTCAAATTTGGGCAACAACTTGGTTGTGCaagatgtacaagtacgcagtcACATCCAGTTAGAATGGGGACTTTACAGACGATGCCTCGTGTGAAGAGAGTGACACGCTCTTTGTACGTTAGTGACACATGCAGCAGTTATGTGCGGGGTCCGTAAGTgtcctgttgcaaggcaaaatgtctgtccctattCAAAGTCCTGAACATgaatgatatatttgccactggacgttaaacatcGAACAATTAATCAAGGTAAAACTAACGGCATGATTTATATCAAAAcagtaaacgaaaaacaaatacgatacacagaaacaaacgacTACAATAATTTGATATGCCTCAGACGAACAGTCATAATTACAATGTACACAGACTGTGGCGGGGTCGAATATTTTTTGCGGGCGCGTCAACCCTCCTTAACCTGGAGTAGCAGAACAAGATACAAACAAGTTGATCAacccaaaaagtgaaaaaagcTTCATTGGTATTATATTCAAAATGGTACATCAGtgatttttttatgctgaacGTCTAGTGACCACTATTTCTTTTATAATCAGACTCTGCCGAGGATATAATACTTAAACTATATATAAATCCTGCATAGTGgatgtgttccggaccatatgagtatttggaccatacgcgtatggtcatgaccatatgggtatatattcatatggtccgaccgtacgcgtatggtcagGGTAAtaaacactctgttacagtttacttttaatacttctaaactcttcatatggtatgaccgttcattaaaaagacgctatcttattggtaattttattattatattataaaaaaaatattagctaaataaaaattagaagctTCACATAGTTAATTTACTTACTTGTCcaaactataataaacacattttattccGATGGTtattaccgatggtcattaccgatttgttattaaaagtgaatggcaatatgccgacttaaaaaaaaaaatccgaaaattTCATactgaactgttacacaa includes:
- the LOC139525099 gene encoding M-phase inducer phosphatase 1-B-like — translated: MCSEDTEMDCLTGDNRQHKVPKTPDFIKSLFDEDSGLGMDFNSFDDSPTLSLFNSELSSKRKRVDRLDTNTDCDTPISYSKKRYIRSQKQLLKKSLSFDAQILSTSKDLSADAIEINNTKTEDVLVQAAVLTGDGKEVCCLQTVQGRCHDLRYITPATINDVLNGKYNDTIGSVRIIDSRYSYEFEGGHIPGAENIHNKDDILELLKNPNTPRSDGKRDIIIFHCEFSSERGPKMCRFLRNHDRELNAENYPSLYFPELYILKGGYKEFYESFKTLCTPMNYVPMLSKDHKDDLRHFRSKSKSWYAGQKRLKSTSGRLFY